The Punica granatum isolate Tunisia-2019 chromosome 4, ASM765513v2, whole genome shotgun sequence sequence TAACATTTGTGAACTATATAGATCGAAAACATTTCATCCCCTGCTCAAATCGGCAGATTCTACGTAAAACCAGGAAGTTTAAACCGATGAAATGTGTCTGTTGAGTCCAACCTCGCAATATAGGAAGTCGATTGTCAGAAAATCTGTTTGAGGTTGGGCTGGCCTTGCTCATTGTCGGGTGCTGGAGGGTAATCATAGGTCGAGTTCCTAGCAGTACGTTTCATTCAGCTGAACTGTTGGTCTCAAACGAGAATCCTTTAATCGAACGAAATTTTGGATCGAGGTCTCGATTCGATATGAGGAAGGTTTGGATCGAGGTCTCGATTCGATATGAGGAAGGCCGATGATCCGAAAGCTCTTGATTGTACGGCCATTAGCGCTGGAAGCTCGATGCCGAGTGGCCCAATATGCTTTCAACGTTCGAGGAGTAAAATAGAAATGCACAAATGTTCTGACTCTATATGCAATTACAAGTTTCATATTGTAGACTTTGGGCCTGGGCCTTCCGCTGCTGGGCCGAAACCGAAGCTTGGTTCTATGGCGTAACCGGTAATATATTACCCTAGCCGGAGGACAAAATAGACAAATCGCTTATCATCTCCCGTAAACCCTAAAGACACTGAAGCATATATAAGAGAGAACCGGAAAGACGGCGTAGAGCTCTTTGTTGCCTCCGAACCGCCTCCGAGAACGAGACTAGCAGAGCGATTCCATTTCCTCTGAGCTCTCTCTGCATCAACAATGGTGATTCTTCTTCCAATTTATCGTTCGAATTTTCTCTTATTCAATGGTGAAGTGTGGTTTAGATTAGTCATCGTGACTCGAAGCTGCTGGAGGCTCATGTTTTTGTGGCTGGATAGATGAGCTTGTGGCCGTTGTTTTAGCTTTATTTTCTGATGATACTGCGATTTCGAGCATGTTATAGTAGCTTAGGATGAGTAGGTTGGCGTGATCTAATCGTGAAGACTTGGATATTGTGCATCTTAGTCGATGATTTGATTCGGGGTGACCAACCACATATTGTGGAATTAGTTTGGCAGGCATTTATGTGGTTACAAAACCTTAGGTGAAGGGTTTGAACTGTTTTGTCGGATAGGAAGTTGGTCTGGTCTCCCTAGGTTCTTTTGTTAAatcttatatatgttataGATGCTCCAGGGATTGACTGTTGTGTTGGATTTTGGTTTGTATGCATGGGTAGTCTCTGGTCGCGAACGAGGAATTCCAGCACATTTTGCGTGTGCTGAACACTAATGTCGATGGCAAGCAGAAGATCATGTTTGCTCTCACCTCCATTAAAGGTATCGGTCGCCGATTCGCAAACATTGTCTGCAAGAAGGCCGATGTGGACATGAACAAgaggtctctctctctctctctctctgtgtcttgAAACACGACAAAATGTAGGATGATAGAAATTGTTTCTTTCAGTTAATTAGCTGGTCTTTTGGACTCTAGAATCTCTGCTTTTGTCTACGGGCTGAGTTAATCAACGTGCATACTTTTCTTGAGTTGATATCCATATAAGTAATATTATTTGCTAAGGGTGATGTCTTTTTTGAGTATAGGTTTTAGTCGTAAAGTGTTGCTCGAGTTGAGGTGATGACATGGACCTTATGTGGTTAACAAGGATAGAGTAATTTAGAAGCTGAGAAATAGCTCGAATCATTTGTTTATATCGACATGAAATGAGCTGGTGCTCATTGGCTTGGGCATGTGGTGCTGATGATGCTCATGCTACTTGATTTGTGCTTGGCACCCTAGCTTTGCTCAATATTTTGGTGATAGCCTGTGTTGGATATGTTCGTTGTTCTTGAATACAGGGCCGGTGAATTGAGTGCTGCTGAGCTGGATAACCTCATGGTTATCGTTGCCAATCCCCGCCAGTTCAAAATTCCAGATTGGTTTTTGAACAGGAAGAAGGATTACAAGGATGGGAAGTACTCCCAGGTAGTCTCCAATGCCCTAGATATGAAGCTCAGAGATGACTTGGAGCGGTTGAAGAAGATCAGGTACTCCTTGCATTCTGATGTCTCCTTATTCCATCTGTTTTGCTATGTTCCATTGGGTCGAAGTGAATTACTGAAACCAGTTTTTGTCTGTGAAAACATTATGTGAGTTGCTAAAGTTGGACTTCAAATCATGCAGGAACCACCGAGGTCTGAGGCACTACTGGGGCCTTCGTGTACGTGGTCAGCACACCAAGACCACCGGCCGCAGAGGGAAGACTGTTGGTGTCTCCAAGAAGCGTTAAGCTCAGCTCGATTTCTTCTTCTCATTTAGAATGGAAAGGCAGAGTTTTGTTTACAAGAATGTTTGGATTTCTGAGAATTTCTTGTAGCGAGTTTACCCTGTGGATTGATGTTAAGGTTCTCCATTTATATGTACAAGTGGTTCTTGTCTACAAGACCCCCACTTCCCCACTTCCCCACTTCAATGACATGACCACATTTGTTTTCTAACGGCGACTCGAGCCTTTCTCGGTAGTTTTTTTGTCTGTCTTGTTCTCAGAGTGGCGTGACAGGGGCTTGCTTAGTCAGCAGCCCAGCGTCTTTCCGGCTCAGTCACTGGATTGAAACGATTGAGATTGCTAAGTTTCACTTGGTTTGACTAGTTTGGGATTGGGACATTTAGGGCCCCCAATTTAGTCGCTGTTTTGAATCGACTGAGGTTGCTTAGTGGTACTTGGTTTGACTTTGTTGGATTGAGAGCCTTCCCTAGCCCCATCGACAGTCTAGTGTCTTTCCCGGTTTGTTGGATTGATTGACAACACTACTTGGCCTAGGCTCCAGTTCTCTTCGTCGGAACGGTTCTATGAAGGGTTCTTGGCGCTCGAATGCAGCTCAAGACCCCTCTACTTTGCGCTATTGTCGATGTCCCTTTTGAATGTTGGCGCTAGACGGTTGAGTTCTACATGGACTATGGCTTGAGGACCTTCTTACGGTTTAGGCGAAGTCCATGTGTAACGATAGAGGGTTCCAATCGGAATTTCGGAATGTTGCTACATTGTTTCTGTGATTATATCGTTTGGTCTTTTATTTAACCTAAATATTTTCCTATGTAGTATGCTAGGAGGATCCGATTATTCTAATTTTGTAATTTCGATTTCTTAAGCTTTTTGGCATGTAAATTTTACATGTTATGAATAAATTCTaaacagaaaaagaagaagaagatatgtCTAGCTATTCAATAATACAGGGGACTTAGTTGCCAGTAGATACAAGAGGGCAGAAACAAAATTGTGAAGAATGGTCAAAGATTTTCACTATCAACAAGAAAATagacttaatttaatttccaaataaaataaactcaatcttaaaaaaaagttcaacATTTCAAGTGGTTCGTCCTTACTCCCTTTTAACCCTCCTTTTGAATTGAAAGAAATATCGAGAAGGGGAAGGGAGGGGAGAAAAACCTAATCTATGGTGCGCTAGACTTTGGATATGAGGAAAACGGAGGGCATGCGATATAACTTTCCCTTCcatcccttttcttttattttctccttaattaaatatacataaataaggttttagatttgaattttgtgaaaaaaattcataacgggagagttttatcttttagtgAGTCGATTAACTCGGTTCTGAATTAGGCGGGATTCCAATTACAagttgtaaaagaaaaaaaaataatttttttgataa is a genomic window containing:
- the LOC116205658 gene encoding 40S ribosomal protein S18 — translated: MSLVANEEFQHILRVLNTNVDGKQKIMFALTSIKGIGRRFANIVCKKADVDMNKRAGELSAAELDNLMVIVANPRQFKIPDWFLNRKKDYKDGKYSQVVSNALDMKLRDDLERLKKIRNHRGLRHYWGLRVRGQHTKTTGRRGKTVGVSKKR